A window of the bacterium genome harbors these coding sequences:
- the rlmN gene encoding 23S rRNA (adenine(2503)-C(2))-methyltransferase RlmN: MTKEKHTIKGLTLKELKEYFISEGEPAFRAEQVFKWMYGDMVDSFDLMSNLPKSLRSKLEENLYTDTLTYLTSEVSPSTGTKKYIFETSEGNKIESVVIPEKKRTTLCISTQIGCPLDCKFCATGLMGYEKNLTAGEIFDQFKLASKDYKESEITNIVYMGMGEPLLNFKETVKSLEIFAEELTTGISLKKITVSTAGIAPKIKELEETGLKVKLAFSLHSCFEDIRNKIMPINKKYSLKENIDALKSYAAKTNTRITFEYVMLDGINDRDEDIKALARLMSTIPSKLNIIPFNSLEHMNPSGLAGKLRSTPMERIHTFADKLREKNITVMLRNTQGDDIAAACGQLATKFQIS, encoded by the coding sequence ATGACTAAAGAAAAACACACGATTAAGGGACTTACACTCAAAGAATTAAAAGAATATTTTATTTCTGAAGGTGAGCCTGCATTCCGGGCCGAACAGGTCTTCAAATGGATGTACGGGGATATGGTCGATAGCTTTGATTTAATGAGCAATCTTCCAAAATCTTTGAGAAGTAAGCTTGAAGAAAATCTATATACGGATACGCTCACTTATCTAACGAGTGAAGTTTCTCCTTCAACTGGAACAAAAAAATATATCTTTGAAACAAGCGAAGGAAACAAAATTGAATCAGTTGTTATTCCTGAAAAGAAACGAACAACTCTTTGCATCTCAACACAGATTGGCTGTCCGCTTGATTGTAAGTTTTGCGCAACAGGATTGATGGGTTACGAAAAAAATCTAACAGCCGGAGAAATTTTCGATCAGTTTAAACTCGCCAGTAAGGATTATAAAGAAAGCGAGATAACAAACATCGTTTATATGGGTATGGGTGAACCTCTTCTGAACTTTAAAGAAACGGTAAAGTCGCTTGAAATTTTTGCAGAAGAATTAACGACAGGAATCAGTCTGAAAAAAATTACTGTATCAACTGCAGGTATTGCACCTAAAATAAAGGAACTCGAGGAAACAGGATTAAAAGTGAAACTCGCATTCTCCCTTCACTCGTGTTTTGAAGATATCAGGAATAAAATAATGCCGATAAACAAAAAGTATTCTCTCAAAGAAAACATCGATGCATTAAAAAGTTATGCGGCAAAGACAAATACTCGAATAACTTTCGAATACGTTATGCTGGATGGAATAAACGATCGTGACGAAGACATTAAAGCACTTGCAAGATTGATGAGCACAATTCCGAGTAAGCTGAATATTATTCCTTTCAATTCACTTGAACATATGAATCCTTCCGGATTAGCTGGAAAACTCCGATCAACACCGATGGAGCGAATCCACACGTTTGCTGATAAGTTAAGAGAAAAAAACATTACCGTGATGCTGCGAAATACTCAGGGTGATGATATTGCAGCAGCTTGCGGACAATTGGCAACGAAGTTTCAAATCTCATGA
- a CDS encoding acyl-CoA dehydrogenase, with product MNFDFTEEQLMIQESARDFAQNEIAPSAVERDINAEFPAEIIKKMGELGFLGMMVSPDYGGAGMDTISYVLAMIEISKVDASVGVIMSVNNSLVCWGLEEYGSDYLKQKYLVPLAKGEKLGAFALSEPEAGSDATQQHTLADKDGDHFVLNGMKNWITNGTTADYYLVMAQSDKSKGHKGITTFLVEKGTPGFGHGKKEDKLGIRSSDTCSLTFENCRVPKENIVWEEGKGFNFAMNTLNGGRIGIASQALGIAEASLEAAIKYSKERKAFGKEIANLQAIQFKIADMAMKLDAAKLLTLKAAALKDAHKKYFAEAAMAKLYASKIAVECALEAIQVHGGYGYVREYLVERYLRDAKITEIYEGTSEIQRIVIARSLLDAK from the coding sequence ATGAATTTTGATTTTACTGAAGAACAATTGATGATCCAGGAATCCGCTCGTGATTTCGCGCAGAATGAAATAGCACCTTCAGCCGTTGAGCGTGATATCAATGCAGAGTTTCCAGCTGAGATAATAAAGAAAATGGGAGAACTTGGATTTTTAGGAATGATGGTTTCTCCTGATTACGGCGGTGCAGGAATGGATACAATCAGTTATGTTCTTGCAATGATAGAAATTTCCAAAGTGGATGCGAGTGTCGGAGTGATAATGTCCGTCAACAATTCACTTGTCTGCTGGGGATTGGAAGAATACGGATCAGATTATCTGAAACAAAAATATTTGGTTCCGCTTGCAAAAGGTGAAAAGCTCGGTGCGTTTGCTTTGTCAGAACCGGAAGCTGGAAGCGATGCGACTCAACAGCATACATTAGCCGATAAAGATGGAGATCATTTTGTTTTGAATGGAATGAAGAACTGGATTACGAATGGAACAACTGCCGATTATTATCTGGTTATGGCACAATCTGATAAATCAAAAGGTCACAAAGGGATTACAACATTTCTTGTTGAAAAAGGAACTCCCGGATTCGGTCACGGGAAAAAAGAAGATAAGCTTGGTATCAGAAGTTCAGATACCTGTTCATTGACATTTGAAAATTGCAGAGTGCCAAAAGAAAATATTGTCTGGGAAGAAGGTAAGGGATTCAATTTTGCGATGAATACTCTCAATGGCGGAAGAATCGGAATTGCCTCACAGGCGCTGGGAATTGCTGAAGCTTCACTCGAAGCTGCTATCAAATACTCAAAAGAAAGAAAAGCTTTTGGAAAAGAGATTGCAAATCTTCAGGCAATACAATTTAAAATTGCTGATATGGCAATGAAACTTGACGCTGCAAAATTATTAACTCTGAAAGCCGCAGCGTTAAAAGATGCTCACAAAAAATATTTTGCAGAAGCTGCTATGGCAAAACTTTACGCTTCAAAGATTGCTGTTGAATGTGCGCTGGAAGCTATTCAGGTGCACGGTGGTTATGGTTACGTGCGGGAATATTTGGTTGAAAGATATCTTCGTGATGCGAAGATCACCGAAATTTATGAAGGAACTTCGGAAATTCAGCGAATAGTGATAGCAAGGTCACTACTTGATGCAAAGTAA
- the yidD gene encoding membrane protein insertion efficiency factor YidD has protein sequence MQSKLVLNLLSLLFTTSAFCQIESLKWQKADVSYEKQIHYNKRNYSFESENAGEFMAKSLANAYWFFISDVDGENCPFRPTCSAFLLQSAKETNIFQASLMFFDRFTRDMNLAKGHNHYPRVSSGHFYDPPQNYTLNQGRINYLPPSSIVDDE, from the coding sequence ATGCAAAGTAAACTAGTTTTAAATCTTCTCTCCCTACTTTTTACAACATCTGCTTTTTGTCAGATTGAAAGTCTCAAATGGCAAAAGGCAGATGTCTCCTACGAAAAACAAATCCATTACAATAAAAGAAACTATTCATTCGAGTCAGAAAATGCTGGTGAGTTTATGGCTAAGTCTCTTGCGAATGCTTATTGGTTTTTTATTTCAGATGTTGATGGAGAGAATTGTCCGTTCAGACCAACCTGTTCTGCTTTTCTTCTTCAATCAGCTAAAGAGACAAACATATTCCAGGCGTCGTTGATGTTCTTTGATCGATTTACTCGTGATATGAATTTGGCAAAGGGTCATAACCATTATCCGAGAGTCAGTTCCGGTCATTTTTATGATCCACCGCAGAATTATACTTTGAATCAGGGAAGAATTAATTATCTGCCTCCTTCATCCATTGTTGATGATGAATGA
- a CDS encoding Rieske (2Fe-2S) protein yields the protein MKNSDHLNKLQENGFSFLCSWSDLAEETGKRFVVNDIEIAVFKINDEVFAVSNICPHQQTRLIYDGFIEDEFVVCPAHGWKFNLRTGKKDTGSNGLQVYPVEVVDDKVYVKVLPRQMQW from the coding sequence ATGAAAAATTCAGATCATTTGAATAAGCTTCAGGAAAACGGCTTCTCATTTCTATGCTCGTGGAGTGATTTAGCAGAGGAAACAGGAAAAAGATTTGTAGTAAATGATATTGAGATAGCTGTATTTAAAATCAATGATGAAGTTTTCGCGGTTAGCAATATTTGTCCACATCAGCAAACGCGGTTGATTTATGATGGATTTATTGAAGACGAATTTGTTGTCTGTCCCGCGCACGGCTGGAAGTTCAATCTTCGAACGGGGAAAAAAGATACAGGCAGCAATGGCTTGCAGGTCTATCCGGTTGAAGTAGTTGACGATAAGGTTTATGTGAAAGTATTACCAAGACAAATGCAGTGGTAA
- a CDS encoding ATP-binding protein, with amino-acid sequence MNRRHLLELIEEGENLQCEFKRHFTTPEKIAREMIAFANTKGGYMIFGVDDDREVVGVDSEKAESEMIKDAADNFCEPPLKYSIDFIEVYGKEVVVVSIPESDYKPHRLQDYENEFDINKAVVLVRLNDKSVTASKEMVRILRANSSNLALKKYQIGDVEKRVFEYLSLYERISVKELSNLVNISERRASRTLVKMVRANLLLIHTKDNGEEFFTAAA; translated from the coding sequence ATGAACCGTCGCCATCTGTTAGAGTTAATTGAAGAAGGGGAGAATCTTCAATGCGAATTCAAACGTCATTTTACAACACCAGAAAAGATTGCAAGAGAGATGATTGCTTTTGCAAACACAAAAGGCGGGTATATGATCTTTGGTGTTGATGATGACAGGGAGGTAGTCGGAGTAGATAGTGAGAAAGCGGAATCGGAAATGATAAAAGATGCCGCAGACAATTTTTGTGAACCACCACTAAAATATTCAATCGATTTTATTGAAGTATACGGGAAAGAAGTTGTTGTAGTCAGCATTCCTGAGTCAGATTACAAGCCGCATCGATTGCAGGATTATGAAAATGAATTTGATATTAACAAAGCAGTTGTTCTCGTCCGTCTGAATGATAAAAGTGTTACAGCAAGTAAAGAGATGGTAAGAATCCTTCGGGCAAATTCTTCAAATCTTGCATTAAAAAAATACCAGATAGGAGATGTTGAAAAAAGAGTTTTTGAGTATTTATCGTTGTACGAAAGAATTTCTGTTAAAGAATTAAGTAATCTTGTTAACATTTCGGAAAGAAGAGCTTCACGAACACTCGTAAAAATGGTTCGTGCAAATCTTCTTTTAATTCATACAAAAGATAATGGTGAAGAGTTTTTTACGGCAGCAGCGTAG
- a CDS encoding RNA methyltransferase, with translation MKKLTHDEIAKNRSTLDSIHKVKKLPVYVLLNSIRSSYNVGSIFRTSDGAMIEKLFLCGYTPYPPHPDLPKGNKDVLKTSLGSTESVKWEYMKDPKEVVRQMKENGIKVCALELTSKSFPYYELKKDVFPVCLVIGNEITGVSQEILDMCDFSIEIPQFGIKQSLNVAVAYGVTIFRLREIF, from the coding sequence ATGAAAAAACTTACTCACGATGAAATAGCAAAGAACAGAAGCACACTTGATTCTATCCACAAAGTTAAAAAGCTCCCTGTTTATGTTTTGCTGAACAGCATCAGAAGTTCTTACAACGTCGGTTCAATATTCAGAACATCCGATGGAGCAATGATTGAAAAACTTTTTCTCTGCGGTTATACTCCATATCCTCCTCATCCTGATTTACCAAAAGGCAATAAAGATGTATTGAAAACTTCACTCGGTTCAACTGAAAGTGTAAAATGGGAATATATGAAAGATCCGAAAGAAGTTGTCCGCCAAATGAAAGAGAATGGAATCAAAGTTTGTGCGCTTGAATTAACAAGTAAAAGTTTTCCCTACTATGAATTGAAGAAAGATGTTTTCCCGGTTTGTCTAGTAATCGGAAATGAAATTACCGGTGTCTCACAGGAAATTCTGGATATGTGTGATTTTTCAATCGAGATTCCACAGTTTGGGATAAAACAATCGTTAAATGTTGCAGTTGCGTATGGAGTGACGATTTTTAGATTGAGAGAAATTTTTTAG
- a CDS encoding MBL fold metallo-hydrolase: protein MKIGKYKLSIIESGSFGLDGGAMFGIIPKPLWQKTNLADDSNRVRLATRNLLLESDSKKILIDTGMGDKWDEKAKNIYAVDDKHSMDSALSNKGLKSDDITDVILTHLHFDHTGGSTLKINGKLQPAFPNAKYYVQKQNFEWAVNPSDRDKGSYIKENFLPLMEEGVLHLIDGNDIFDDGIEFFVINGHTFGQQMVKISDGRDTFLYCADLIPFYSHIPLHYIMGYDLQPLVTLEEKKKYLNIALQENWKLFFGHDPEIAFASVKKFGEGYIVDEKFRSFE from the coding sequence ATGAAAATTGGAAAATACAAACTAAGCATTATCGAATCAGGTTCTTTCGGTCTTGATGGCGGAGCAATGTTCGGGATTATCCCAAAACCTCTCTGGCAAAAGACAAATCTCGCTGATGATTCAAATCGAGTTAGACTTGCAACTAGAAATTTATTATTAGAAAGCGATTCGAAGAAAATATTAATTGATACAGGAATGGGTGACAAGTGGGATGAAAAAGCAAAAAATATTTATGCTGTTGATGATAAGCATTCCATGGATTCTGCACTTTCAAATAAAGGATTAAAATCAGATGATATAACGGACGTAATTCTTACTCATCTTCATTTTGATCATACCGGCGGATCAACACTAAAAATAAATGGCAAGCTTCAGCCTGCATTCCCGAATGCAAAGTACTATGTTCAAAAGCAGAATTTTGAATGGGCCGTAAATCCATCTGACAGAGACAAAGGTAGTTATATCAAAGAAAATTTTTTACCGTTGATGGAAGAAGGAGTGCTTCATTTGATTGATGGTAATGACATTTTTGATGATGGGATTGAGTTTTTTGTCATCAACGGACATACCTTTGGCCAGCAAATGGTGAAAATCTCAGACGGAAGAGATACGTTTTTATATTGTGCTGACCTGATACCATTTTATTCGCACATACCGCTGCATTACATAATGGGTTATGATTTACAGCCACTTGTCACTCTTGAGGAAAAGAAAAAGTATTTAAACATTGCTTTGCAAGAAAACTGGAAATTATTTTTTGGCCATGATCCCGAAATTGCATTTGCGTCGGTTAAAAAATTTGGTGAAGGATATATTGTCGATGAAAAATTCAGATCATTTGAATAA
- a CDS encoding EpsG family protein has translation MKNLYEIPVVYKSVLALVSLYVLIAFVKLPPINGDEQSMFSEMVYGTAWKPFVYRTLLPTTVRIISEVIPESIHETLTEKVESSSFLMLALEKLIWESEFITEYLIAMILMYLSLLGFVYAFRKLFDEIYMTPLWFKNVISIILLFAIPAMFQPNYSNYVYDFPSLFLFTLGLLFLKQRKWNHFLILFFIACFNKETIILLTMIFAIHFYSNKEISRKFYYQFMAIQLLIFGFVKILLFILFINNPGGFVEFHLIDRNYLLFNGYSLATFVVLLIIILSVFSRWKEKPKFLKDSLWIGIPLLILTLLFGFFDELRDYYEVFPVIILLISFNIGGILNVDIVQKVTTAK, from the coding sequence ATGAAAAACCTTTATGAAATTCCGGTTGTTTACAAATCAGTTTTAGCGCTAGTATCTCTTTATGTGTTAATTGCATTTGTAAAACTTCCGCCAATTAACGGGGACGAACAATCAATGTTTTCTGAAATGGTTTACGGTACAGCGTGGAAACCATTTGTTTACAGGACACTTCTGCCAACTACTGTAAGAATAATTAGTGAAGTCATCCCGGAAAGCATTCACGAAACTCTCACAGAAAAAGTTGAAAGCAGCAGCTTTCTTATGCTTGCACTGGAAAAACTAATTTGGGAAAGTGAGTTCATAACTGAATATTTAATTGCGATGATACTGATGTATCTTTCACTGCTCGGATTTGTTTATGCATTCAGAAAATTATTCGATGAAATCTACATGACACCTTTGTGGTTCAAGAATGTTATCTCAATAATTCTTCTTTTTGCCATACCTGCTATGTTCCAACCTAATTACTCGAACTATGTATACGATTTTCCTTCATTGTTTTTATTTACGCTCGGACTTTTATTTCTCAAACAAAGAAAATGGAATCACTTTTTAATTCTCTTCTTCATCGCCTGCTTCAACAAGGAAACGATTATTCTTTTGACAATGATTTTTGCAATTCATTTTTATAGTAACAAAGAAATCAGTAGAAAATTTTATTATCAATTTATGGCTATTCAACTTTTGATTTTCGGATTCGTAAAAATCCTGTTGTTCATTTTGTTCATTAATAATCCCGGTGGCTTTGTTGAGTTCCACTTGATTGACAGAAACTACCTTCTTTTCAACGGATATTCATTAGCTACTTTTGTGGTATTACTGATTATCATTCTTTCAGTCTTCAGCAGATGGAAAGAGAAACCAAAGTTTCTGAAAGATTCTCTCTGGATTGGAATTCCACTGTTAATCTTGACTCTTTTGTTCGGTTTCTTCGATGAACTTCGTGATTATTATGAAGTTTTTCCGGTGATTATTCTGCTGATTTCGTTCAATATTGGCGGGATACTAAACGTTGATATTGTGCAAAAAGTCACGACCGCAAAATAA
- a CDS encoding tetratricopeptide repeat protein, whose product MFTNLLKEKILLTLPLLILLTGCGVWDNFITYFNLYYNANELYTKIEKQITDQKKDLFSIEPPAIPPAANADVQKLIEKCSVILQFHSTTSYVDEALLMLGKAFYYQRNYLKSQQKFKELLAADPEGEYALESQLWIGKCDMRLRNYADGLAQLKEVRDIAIEEDEEEIMEQAYIEEIVYRKTIEDIPAAIQVANEFLEISENETINAELWYEVGNLNMQIGDSQSAVVAFQNVFEHSPSYDLEVSANLKLGSALRTIGETEKAYEIFTNMRSEDKYADKYSDIDLEIGITENALGNYEAAINQLIMVDTTYKNTPVAGAAKYEIGNVYEHGIKLLDSAAVFYQKASTSSLPKEYILPAKEKQRLFSRYVLIKNDLNKYGKQLFYLQNPDQFSLDSMKYVQDSLAIAEEIAEVKELQESWSGLETLLLGESDTTGFFMDSLKVADTLIVYLKDSLEYINRDTIFSKIRNPLPEDSLLVAQFDSMFTNRTFDPNAKVIFEQKKREREALANQLIAALPDTLKFKNNPPRKPKISEDSLKTLLAKNQLELGNLFLSEFDLPDSAYKYYHSNLTEYPDNSFYATSMFAMGSYYLTVDNQKSADSLFNIIYENYKNENIVNAAAVKLNKPLIDLNYDPAVDEYKLAEEFLLEGDYYSAIDKLKEIPKQYPKSTVAPKAIYASGWIEENELKDYSAAVTSYDTLIAKYPASEYVRIVAPKVTAYKQEKRKQETALLDSLNALTSSDSMEANNIIPEEILVPQQDTIQVALEDEQQTVEQKETVTEQKKLPVNKEPVWNPRRRR is encoded by the coding sequence ATGTTCACCAATCTCTTAAAAGAAAAAATTCTACTGACACTGCCTTTATTGATTCTGCTTACCGGCTGCGGTGTTTGGGATAACTTCATTACCTACTTTAATCTTTATTACAACGCTAACGAACTCTACACTAAAATTGAAAAGCAGATAACAGATCAGAAAAAAGATCTGTTTTCAATAGAACCGCCGGCAATACCACCCGCAGCGAATGCAGATGTACAGAAATTAATTGAGAAGTGTTCTGTAATTCTTCAATTTCATTCAACTACTTCTTATGTTGATGAAGCACTTTTGATGTTAGGCAAAGCGTTTTATTACCAGAGGAACTATTTAAAATCACAACAAAAATTTAAAGAGCTTCTTGCTGCCGATCCTGAAGGAGAGTATGCTCTTGAATCACAATTGTGGATCGGTAAGTGTGATATGAGATTAAGAAATTATGCCGATGGTCTGGCGCAATTAAAAGAAGTGCGAGATATAGCCATCGAAGAAGATGAAGAAGAAATTATGGAACAGGCTTATATCGAAGAGATTGTGTACAGAAAAACAATTGAAGATATTCCTGCAGCTATACAGGTTGCAAATGAATTTCTGGAAATATCAGAGAATGAAACTATCAATGCTGAGCTATGGTATGAAGTCGGAAACCTGAATATGCAGATCGGTGATAGTCAAAGTGCAGTAGTTGCATTTCAAAATGTATTCGAGCATTCACCATCATATGATCTTGAGGTCTCCGCTAATCTCAAGCTTGGCAGTGCACTCCGTACAATCGGTGAAACCGAAAAAGCTTATGAGATTTTCACTAATATGAGATCAGAAGATAAGTACGCTGATAAATATTCAGATATAGATCTTGAAATAGGAATTACAGAGAATGCTCTTGGTAATTATGAAGCTGCGATTAATCAACTGATAATGGTCGATACGACTTATAAAAATACACCAGTCGCTGGTGCAGCTAAATATGAAATTGGAAATGTTTACGAACACGGTATAAAGTTGCTCGATAGCGCTGCTGTCTTCTATCAGAAAGCATCAACTTCATCTTTACCAAAAGAATATATTCTTCCCGCAAAAGAAAAGCAAAGACTCTTCAGTAGGTATGTACTAATCAAAAATGATTTGAATAAATATGGCAAGCAACTGTTTTATTTACAGAACCCGGATCAATTCTCACTTGATTCAATGAAATATGTACAGGATTCATTAGCAATTGCCGAGGAGATTGCAGAAGTTAAAGAACTTCAGGAAAGCTGGTCGGGACTTGAAACATTACTTTTAGGTGAGAGTGATACAACCGGGTTTTTCATGGATTCTCTCAAAGTAGCTGATACGCTGATTGTATATCTCAAAGATTCACTTGAGTACATCAACAGGGATACAATTTTCAGCAAAATCAGAAATCCCTTGCCGGAAGATTCTCTGCTTGTTGCGCAATTTGACAGTATGTTTACGAACAGGACATTCGATCCGAACGCGAAAGTCATTTTTGAACAGAAAAAGCGTGAGCGTGAAGCACTTGCAAACCAGTTAATCGCCGCACTACCGGATACACTGAAGTTTAAAAATAATCCTCCGAGGAAACCTAAAATAAGCGAGGATTCTCTCAAAACTCTTCTGGCAAAAAATCAGCTTGAGCTTGGGAATCTGTTTCTCTCCGAATTTGATTTGCCTGATTCAGCATACAAATATTACCACAGTAATCTTACTGAGTACCCCGATAATTCTTTTTATGCGACTTCGATGTTTGCGATGGGCAGCTACTATCTTACCGTGGATAATCAAAAAAGTGCAGACAGCCTTTTTAATATCATCTACGAAAATTATAAAAATGAAAACATAGTGAACGCAGCAGCAGTTAAATTGAATAAACCTCTTATTGATTTGAATTATGATCCTGCAGTCGACGAGTACAAACTGGCAGAGGAGTTTCTGCTGGAAGGAGATTATTACTCGGCAATTGATAAACTAAAAGAAATCCCGAAGCAGTATCCGAAATCTACAGTTGCACCAAAAGCAATTTATGCTTCCGGATGGATTGAAGAAAATGAACTTAAAGATTATTCAGCGGCAGTAACGTCATACGATACTTTAATAGCAAAATACCCCGCTTCAGAGTATGTAAGGATTGTCGCTCCAAAAGTCACAGCATATAAACAGGAAAAAAGAAAACAGGAAACAGCTTTGCTGGACTCACTCAATGCGTTGACCTCATCTGATTCAATGGAGGCAAATAATATAATTCCTGAAGAAATTTTGGTACCGCAGCAGGATACAATTCAGGTTGCTTTGGAGGATGAACAGCAGACAGTCGAGCAGAAAGAGACAGTTACAGAGCAGAAGAAACTTCCTGTTAACAAAGAACCTGTTTGGAATCCACGTAGACGAAGATAG
- a CDS encoding 4Fe-4S dicluster domain-containing protein, whose amino-acid sequence MAIMITEECINCGACEPECPNTAIYEGGVNWELAGKSYGDGDAAPSGASGFYSAEFFYIVPDKCTECKGFHDEPQCAAVCPVDCCVPDPKHV is encoded by the coding sequence ATGGCGATAATGATAACTGAGGAATGCATCAACTGTGGTGCTTGTGAACCTGAATGTCCGAATACTGCAATATATGAAGGTGGTGTTAACTGGGAATTAGCTGGTAAATCTTATGGTGACGGTGATGCTGCTCCATCTGGTGCAAGCGGATTTTATTCTGCGGAATTCTTTTATATAGTACCCGATAAATGTACTGAGTGCAAAGGTTTTCATGATGAGCCACAGTGTGCGGCTGTTTGTCCAGTTGATTGTTGTGTTCCCGATCCGAAGCATGTTTGA